A single Sulfurimonas aquatica DNA region contains:
- the lon gene encoding endopeptidase La — protein sequence MQLSNYGEFPADIPVIAEDELFLYPFMISPLFLSDEENISAATKAIEENSLVIVCTTKPSHSGKRDFESLYDAGVIGSIMRKVALPDGRVKVLFQGLARAKSMYEVSANPLIAHVSVMEPTEVHSLKVDAILEVLREKVRTLSGVSNYFPPDLLKTIEENHDHNRIIDLICSTVKLKKEQAYNLFVELDTEKRFLDLIDYLIDEIEANKLQKEIRSKVHTHIEKVNKEYFLKEQLKQIQKELGTDNSRDEEIEEYRKKLEAKKEKMTKDAYKEINKQLERYSRMHPDSSDSSMTQTYLEWVLDIPFGEISKKSLHIDNVEAQLDKDHFSLEKPKKRIVEYFAVKELLELRGINNKKSAGAILCFSGPPGVGKTSLANSIATALKRPLIRIALGGLEDVNELRGHRRTYVGAMPGRITQGLIDAKKMNPVIVLDEIDKVSRSQRGDPTAALLEILDPEQNNEFRDYYLNFDLDLSNVIFIATANDVGRIPAPLRDRMEFISVSSYTPQEKFEIASRYLLPQEIKKHGLKKSELNISKPALKELIHSYTREAGVRNLRRRLADLSRKVAKEILQHSDVKKVSVTLKNLKEFFDKSVFEIEKTDKVAVVGVVNGLAWTAVGGDVLKIESIRIKGKGGMQLTGSLGEVMKESARIAMSVVKTLIDTKKLKISTDNLPMTFKEKEDGIVIDPSEVYKRYDLHIHVPDGATPKDGPSAGIAMVSVISSILSSKKIRSEVAMTGEVSLSGDVLPIGGLKEKLIAAHKAGMTKVLIPAKNYERDLEDIPKEVQDSIEIIGVTRVEEVLKQVLI from the coding sequence ACTAAGCCATCGCATTCTGGTAAACGTGACTTTGAGTCTCTGTATGATGCTGGTGTTATTGGCTCTATAATGAGAAAAGTAGCCCTTCCTGATGGTAGAGTAAAAGTTCTTTTTCAAGGTCTGGCTCGTGCAAAATCTATGTATGAAGTTTCAGCAAACCCGCTTATAGCTCATGTTTCGGTAATGGAACCAACTGAAGTACATTCACTTAAAGTTGATGCAATTCTTGAAGTACTTAGAGAAAAGGTGAGAACTCTCTCCGGCGTTAGTAATTACTTCCCACCCGATTTACTTAAAACTATAGAAGAAAATCATGACCATAATCGCATTATAGATTTAATATGCTCAACTGTAAAATTGAAAAAAGAACAAGCATACAACCTTTTTGTAGAACTTGATACTGAAAAAAGATTTTTAGATCTTATAGATTACCTAATAGATGAAATAGAAGCAAATAAACTTCAAAAAGAGATACGTTCAAAGGTACATACTCATATAGAAAAAGTGAATAAAGAGTACTTTTTAAAAGAGCAACTAAAACAGATTCAAAAAGAGCTTGGAACAGACAACTCTAGAGATGAAGAGATAGAAGAGTATAGAAAAAAACTTGAAGCTAAAAAAGAGAAGATGACTAAAGATGCTTATAAAGAGATAAATAAGCAACTCGAGCGTTACTCACGAATGCATCCAGATTCATCAGACTCTTCAATGACTCAGACTTATCTTGAGTGGGTTTTAGATATCCCTTTTGGTGAGATTTCTAAAAAATCACTCCATATAGATAATGTAGAAGCTCAACTTGATAAAGATCACTTTTCACTTGAAAAACCTAAAAAACGTATAGTTGAGTATTTTGCGGTTAAAGAGTTACTTGAACTTCGTGGGATCAATAATAAAAAGAGTGCAGGGGCTATCCTCTGTTTTTCAGGACCTCCAGGTGTAGGTAAAACTTCACTTGCTAACTCTATAGCTACTGCGTTAAAGCGCCCACTTATTCGTATAGCTCTTGGTGGACTTGAAGATGTAAATGAGCTTCGTGGACATCGTCGTACTTATGTTGGAGCAATGCCTGGACGCATAACGCAAGGTTTAATAGACGCTAAGAAAATGAATCCGGTTATCGTTCTTGATGAGATAGATAAGGTTTCTCGTTCACAACGTGGTGATCCAACTGCGGCACTTTTAGAGATTTTAGACCCAGAACAAAACAATGAATTTCGAGATTATTATTTAAATTTTGATTTGGACTTAAGCAACGTAATATTTATAGCTACGGCAAACGATGTTGGCCGTATACCAGCTCCACTTCGTGATAGAATGGAGTTTATATCTGTAAGCTCATATACTCCTCAGGAGAAGTTTGAAATAGCTTCGCGTTATCTACTTCCTCAAGAGATAAAAAAACATGGTCTTAAAAAGTCAGAGCTTAATATTTCAAAACCAGCTTTAAAAGAGTTGATACATAGCTACACGAGAGAAGCGGGCGTTCGTAACCTTCGTCGCCGTTTAGCCGACTTAAGTAGAAAAGTTGCAAAAGAGATACTGCAACATAGCGATGTTAAAAAAGTTTCGGTGACACTAAAGAATTTAAAAGAGTTCTTTGATAAAAGTGTTTTTGAAATTGAAAAAACTGACAAAGTTGCAGTTGTTGGTGTTGTTAATGGTCTTGCATGGACTGCAGTTGGTGGAGATGTCTTAAAAATTGAAAGCATACGTATCAAAGGCAAAGGTGGCATGCAACTTACAGGTAGTCTTGGCGAAGTTATGAAAGAGTCAGCTCGTATTGCTATGAGTGTTGTTAAAACATTAATAGACACGAAAAAGCTTAAAATTTCTACTGATAATCTACCTATGACATTTAAAGAAAAAGAAGATGGTATTGTTATTGACCCTAGTGAAGTGTATAAACGCTACGATCTTCATATTCATGTTCCAGATGGTGCAACACCAAAAGATGGTCCAAGTGCAGGTATAGCAATGGTGAGTGTTATATCGTCAATCCTGAGCTCTAAAAAGATACGTTCAGAAGTTGCTATGACTGGTGAAGTGTCTTTAAGCGGAGATGTACTTCCGATCGGTGGATTAAAAGAGAAGCTTATTGCTGCTCATAAAGCCGGGATGACAAAAGTTTTAATTCCTGCAAAAAATTATGAGAGAGATCTAGAAGATATTCCTAAAGAAGTTCAAGATAGTATTGAGATTATTGGTGTAACTAGAGTAGAAGAAGTTTTAAAACAAGTCCTTATATAG
- a CDS encoding response regulator, with amino-acid sequence MIKENMVVLAVDDDMINLKLLKSMLMKSGNVKEVIEAKNGSDAIGQLKSRDDIDLILLDIIMPIMGGIDMLKVVRADDNLRQLPIIVLTTDETKKVEALECGANGFLMKPIRNDDLLKKISTVIV; translated from the coding sequence ATGATTAAAGAGAATATGGTAGTTTTAGCAGTTGATGATGATATGATCAACTTAAAACTACTAAAATCAATGCTTATGAAAAGTGGAAATGTAAAAGAAGTAATAGAGGCAAAGAATGGTTCTGATGCTATTGGCCAGCTAAAGAGTCGTGATGATATTGACCTTATTTTACTCGATATCATCATGCCTATAATGGGTGGGATAGATATGCTTAAAGTAGTACGAGCTGATGATAATCTTCGTCAACTGCCAATCATAGTACTAACAACTGATGAGACAAAAAAAGTGGAAGCTTTGGAGTGTGGAGCAAATGGCTTTTTAATGAAACCTATAAGAAATGATGATCTTCTGAAAAAAATATCGACGGTAATCGTTTAA
- a CDS encoding hybrid sensor histidine kinase/response regulator, which produces MQLGLKNRLRLISLLPIIILFVITSYFVYNSYENYRAAQILQDKLSENRELNILVNNISRERGMTVMYLGNSSKNTLKSLIKQRKVVNEKEALYMSNIKNNEALHDHSEGMVNCSTCQSIEALSESLSQIKETRLLVDEHATNFEDVYKTVYGAAQHKAISRLEEITSNQLDSEINAYATEYISLVRAAEFTSAERDFISFAIARGSEFEEGEVNSWISLIAKADAFTYDTLKNRELVTQLNAIFKNEDTLELFEDINTERTAILSAAVSGDFETTSGIWFTMLSEKMNSISSAEEIVLTAMDNRAITVQEEALQFLTITLTVWIVSTLLAILGYLLSNEIATNIKNLEDVLKRVAKDTNESGGSVDINLHTAKGTLEAYELLERIIEQTRLDKESAQEASEAKSMFLANMSHEIRTPLNGIVGFTELLKDTGLEEEQSEFVEIIEKSSENLLEIINNILDLSKIESNKLEIEDIAFNPSEEFESAVDVYAVRASEKHIDLGCFIDPQLEHPIKGDPTKIKEVIINLLSNAVKFTSSSGAINVDIRKVACDTEGITRVRFEVQDSGIGVTSEQKARIFDAFSQADTSITRKYGGTGLGLTISSRFIELMGGQLDLHSEPGEGTTFFFTIDFEEIETLNESIKGSFSSINALVLESSHKTKRQETYLREYLDFYGVSYTSFKDLNELKTLERQVSYDLLFVDYDYADESSLKAYSDVSQELILLTKSYFMKKIDTMNLEIFKTVYEPLNNSKIKQALENYHSENFNAKKAKKINRTKFNAETSKFNANVLVAEDNIINQKLIKRTLEDIGLTITIASNGLEAFQKRKDGNFDLIFMDIQMPFLDGMESTKEILEYEEVYNQPHVPILALTANALKGDRERFLEAGLDEYTTKPLVRSEIVSLLNHFLADYIVDTSTPPQRKPTAETTPAVKAEPVKKEVMAAKEPEEVVETIQEKTPEEIPLIVEEVPEVVVKETPPAIEELAVLDEIVIDNEDIEQEVIIEEIPVPVKEAPVEIEEIEEIVEESIPEYKADILLSKKSSFETKLFTKILDLLGYSYEIAKSTDELNIMIQENAYKLILIDKECSGLDLKDFSQLVKASNELIKLKSNILLLTDPAMPEDPDDALYVDENIKNVVNKDLLRLLIEKFI; this is translated from the coding sequence ATGCAATTAGGACTTAAAAATAGACTAAGACTTATAAGTTTACTTCCAATTATTATTTTATTTGTCATCACAAGTTACTTTGTTTATAACTCTTATGAAAATTATAGAGCTGCACAAATACTCCAGGATAAACTTTCTGAGAATAGAGAACTTAATATTTTAGTAAATAACATTTCAAGAGAACGTGGTATGACCGTTATGTATTTAGGTAATTCATCTAAAAACACACTCAAGTCACTTATCAAACAAAGAAAAGTTGTTAATGAAAAAGAAGCACTCTATATGAGTAATATCAAAAACAATGAAGCACTTCATGATCATTCAGAAGGCATGGTCAACTGCTCGACTTGTCAAAGTATAGAAGCACTTAGTGAGTCTCTCAGCCAGATAAAAGAGACACGACTTCTAGTTGATGAACATGCTACAAACTTTGAAGATGTTTACAAAACTGTATATGGTGCAGCCCAACATAAGGCTATATCAAGACTTGAAGAGATTACATCAAACCAGCTAGACTCAGAGATTAATGCGTATGCAACTGAGTATATTTCTCTAGTACGTGCTGCTGAGTTTACTTCTGCAGAGCGTGACTTTATCTCATTTGCTATTGCGCGTGGTTCTGAGTTTGAAGAGGGAGAAGTAAACAGTTGGATCTCACTAATTGCTAAAGCGGATGCATTTACCTATGATACTTTAAAAAATAGAGAGCTTGTCACTCAACTAAACGCTATCTTTAAAAATGAAGATACTTTAGAGTTATTTGAAGACATCAACACTGAAAGAACGGCTATTTTATCTGCTGCCGTTAGTGGTGACTTTGAGACAACTTCTGGTATCTGGTTTACTATGCTATCTGAAAAAATGAATAGTATCTCTAGTGCTGAAGAGATTGTTCTAACAGCAATGGATAATAGAGCTATTACAGTACAAGAAGAAGCTCTCCAGTTCCTTACAATTACATTAACTGTTTGGATTGTATCTACACTTCTTGCAATACTTGGTTACTTACTATCTAATGAGATTGCAACAAATATTAAAAACCTTGAAGATGTCTTAAAAAGGGTTGCAAAAGATACAAATGAAAGTGGAGGAAGCGTAGATATTAACCTCCATACTGCAAAAGGAACACTTGAAGCCTATGAGCTCCTCGAGCGAATTATTGAGCAAACTAGACTTGATAAAGAGTCTGCTCAAGAAGCAAGTGAAGCAAAATCTATGTTCCTCGCAAATATGTCTCATGAGATTCGTACTCCACTTAATGGTATTGTTGGTTTTACTGAACTTCTAAAAGATACAGGACTCGAAGAAGAGCAATCTGAGTTTGTTGAAATCATTGAAAAAAGTTCTGAAAATCTTCTTGAGATTATCAATAATATTCTTGACCTTTCAAAAATTGAAAGTAATAAGCTTGAAATCGAAGATATCGCCTTTAACCCGAGTGAAGAGTTTGAAAGTGCTGTTGATGTTTATGCAGTTCGAGCAAGTGAAAAACATATTGACCTCGGTTGTTTTATTGATCCTCAGCTTGAGCATCCTATTAAAGGTGATCCAACTAAGATTAAAGAGGTTATCATTAATCTTTTATCTAATGCTGTTAAGTTTACAAGTAGCTCTGGTGCTATAAATGTTGACATTAGAAAAGTAGCATGCGATACAGAAGGTATAACAAGAGTTAGATTTGAAGTACAAGATAGTGGAATCGGTGTAACTAGTGAGCAAAAAGCAAGAATATTTGATGCATTTTCCCAAGCAGATACATCAATTACTCGTAAATATGGTGGTACTGGACTTGGTCTTACAATTTCTAGTAGATTTATTGAGCTTATGGGTGGACAACTTGATCTTCACAGTGAACCAGGAGAGGGAACTACATTCTTCTTTACTATTGATTTTGAAGAGATAGAAACACTTAATGAAAGTATTAAAGGATCATTCTCAAGTATAAATGCACTAGTTCTAGAGTCATCTCATAAAACTAAACGCCAAGAGACTTACCTTCGTGAATATCTTGACTTTTACGGAGTAAGCTATACATCGTTTAAAGATCTAAACGAGCTTAAAACATTAGAGAGACAAGTAAGTTATGACCTACTTTTTGTAGATTATGATTATGCCGACGAATCTTCACTTAAAGCATATAGCGACGTATCTCAAGAGTTAATTTTACTTACTAAATCGTACTTCATGAAGAAAATCGACACTATGAATTTAGAGATATTTAAAACTGTTTATGAACCTCTTAATAACTCTAAAATAAAGCAAGCACTAGAGAATTACCATAGTGAAAACTTTAATGCTAAAAAAGCAAAGAAGATAAATAGAACAAAGTTTAATGCTGAAACGTCAAAATTTAATGCAAATGTTTTAGTAGCTGAAGATAATATAATTAATCAAAAGTTGATTAAAAGAACCCTAGAGGATATTGGTCTTACAATTACCATCGCATCTAATGGTCTTGAAGCTTTCCAAAAGAGAAAAGATGGAAACTTTGATCTTATCTTCATGGATATACAGATGCCTTTCTTAGATGGAATGGAGTCTACAAAAGAGATACTAGAGTATGAAGAGGTTTATAATCAGCCTCACGTACCTATCTTAGCATTAACAGCTAATGCACTCAAAGGTGATAGAGAGAGATTCTTAGAAGCTGGATTAGACGAGTATACAACAAAACCTCTTGTGCGTTCAGAGATTGTTTCACTTTTAAATCACTTTCTAGCTGATTATATTGTAGACACTTCTACTCCTCCACAGAGAAAACCTACTGCAGAGACTACACCAGCAGTTAAAGCCGAACCTGTTAAAAAAGAGGTAATGGCTGCTAAAGAACCTGAAGAAGTTGTTGAAACTATACAAGAGAAGACTCCAGAAGAGATTCCTCTAATCGTAGAAGAGGTTCCTGAAGTTGTAGTGAAGGAGACACCTCCAGCTATTGAAGAGTTAGCAGTTTTAGATGAGATTGTAATTGATAATGAAGATATAGAACAAGAAGTTATTATCGAGGAGATTCCTGTTCCTGTTAAAGAAGCTCCAGTTGAGATTGAAGAGATAGAAGAGATTGTAGAAGAGTCAATCCCAGAGTATAAAGCTGATATTTTACTCTCTAAAAAGAGTTCATTCGAAACAAAACTATTTACAAAAATTTTAGATCTACTAGGTTATAGCTATGAGATAGCAAAATCAACTGATGAATTAAATATCATGATTCAAGAAAATGCTTATAAGCTTATTTTGATAGATAAAGAGTGTAGTGGATTAGATCTCAAAGACTTTTCACAGCTTGTTAAAGCTTCTAATGAGCTCATAAAGTTAAAATCAAATATTTTACTTCTTACAGATCCAGCAATGCCTGAAGATCCAGATGATGCACTTTATGTAGATGAAAATATAAAAAATGTTGTTAACAAAGATTTATTACGACTACTAATAGAAAAATTTATTTAA
- a CDS encoding Hpt domain-containing protein, which yields MLIYNYQKEFLGIDERDLRLLGFNNLAQLKTEVSDFADLFVKTPGYIHNFKHVHWIDFITCAESNEESKVIINVNSKNYRSTITITTAYLVDSPSQKAFLINLNNIHELSLDDSKRISGDIVERPQIHNESPKEIFNTPEFEDYAQPQVKSSSLTSDPYEIPLDVDMGSDMDIQDDISLVPEEVKPTRIQEAPQSAKSSDEAQMMDINDLSLDVAMDDFPELEEEKPEVVAPKQPKTRVEVSSETYDNGYIYDPHVASNELGLPIDLIEEFIEDFIAQAKEFKEALYNSLRESDLDNVKILSHKLKGVAANLRIEDAFEVLAIINTNANVTVIKENLDTLYKIIAKLAGESIEVQHVIETDDEPHIDEPEEEINIDTDELTIDFKDEEETIDIVDSKEPEEEIKIDADELTIDFKDEEDLFEKETIDIVDSKESQEEIKIDTDELTIDFKDEEDLLENETIDIVDSEVPQKIDVAELADDVYSDDTPVEIEAEDNLFTDEIVSVEENELLVEEDDNGVEIILTDDSELHTDEDLIEIEEESPEEAIAVDYKKESIANEIGLDLDSFNELLEDYFNEAKEMLQAMQRDLENSEIKAIKQQALKLKGMSDNMRMTSFTTELETLIHSSDEKEISNAISKIDATIAYMKKGA from the coding sequence ATGTTAATTTATAATTACCAAAAAGAGTTTTTAGGAATTGATGAAAGAGATTTAAGACTACTCGGTTTTAATAATCTTGCACAACTAAAAACTGAAGTTTCAGATTTTGCAGACCTGTTTGTAAAAACACCAGGATATATACATAATTTTAAACATGTACATTGGATAGACTTTATTACATGTGCTGAATCAAACGAAGAATCAAAAGTTATCATTAATGTTAACTCAAAAAACTACAGATCTACTATTACAATTACAACTGCTTACCTAGTTGATAGTCCATCACAAAAAGCATTTTTAATAAACCTAAATAATATTCATGAGTTGAGCCTAGATGATAGTAAAAGAATATCAGGCGATATAGTTGAGCGACCGCAGATCCACAACGAAAGCCCAAAAGAGATTTTCAACACACCTGAATTTGAAGACTATGCACAGCCACAAGTAAAATCTTCATCCCTAACATCAGACCCATATGAAATACCACTTGATGTTGACATGGGTTCTGATATGGACATACAGGATGATATTTCATTAGTACCAGAAGAAGTGAAACCTACTCGTATCCAAGAGGCTCCGCAAAGTGCTAAGAGTTCAGATGAAGCACAAATGATGGATATAAATGACCTTAGTCTAGATGTTGCTATGGATGATTTTCCTGAACTTGAAGAAGAAAAGCCAGAGGTAGTTGCACCAAAACAACCAAAAACAAGAGTTGAAGTCTCTTCTGAAACTTATGATAATGGCTACATTTATGATCCACATGTAGCATCAAATGAACTTGGTCTTCCTATTGACCTTATTGAAGAGTTTATAGAAGACTTTATAGCACAGGCTAAAGAGTTTAAAGAGGCTCTATATAACTCACTCAGAGAATCTGATTTAGATAATGTAAAAATACTCTCACACAAATTAAAAGGTGTTGCTGCGAACTTGAGAATTGAAGATGCTTTTGAAGTTCTTGCAATCATCAATACCAACGCAAATGTTACTGTTATAAAAGAAAACCTAGACACCCTATATAAAATTATTGCAAAATTGGCCGGTGAAAGTATCGAAGTACAGCATGTAATAGAAACCGATGATGAGCCCCATATTGATGAGCCAGAAGAAGAAATCAATATAGATACCGATGAACTTACGATTGATTTCAAGGATGAAGAAGAGACTATTGATATAGTAGATTCTAAAGAACCCGAAGAAGAGATTAAAATAGATGCAGATGAACTCACTATTGACTTTAAAGATGAAGAGGATCTATTTGAAAAAGAGACTATTGATATAGTAGACTCTAAAGAATCCCAAGAAGAGATTAAAATAGATACAGATGAACTCACTATTGATTTTAAAGATGAAGAAGATCTATTAGAAAATGAGACTATTGATATTGTTGATTCAGAAGTACCCCAAAAAATAGATGTTGCTGAACTAGCAGATGATGTATACAGTGATGATACTCCAGTAGAGATTGAAGCTGAAGACAATCTATTCACAGATGAAATAGTATCTGTAGAAGAGAATGAGTTATTGGTTGAAGAAGATGATAATGGAGTAGAGATAATTTTAACTGACGACTCAGAACTTCATACTGATGAAGATCTAATAGAAATAGAAGAAGAGTCTCCAGAAGAAGCAATAGCTGTTGATTATAAAAAAGAGAGTATCGCAAATGAAATAGGCTTAGATTTAGATAGTTTTAATGAACTATTAGAAGATTATTTTAATGAAGCTAAAGAGATGTTGCAAGCAATGCAAAGAGATCTAGAAAACTCAGAGATAAAAGCAATAAAACAACAAGCACTAAAATTAAAAGGGATGAGCGACAATATGAGAATGACTTCTTTTACAACAGAGCTTGAGACTCTTATCCACTCATCAGATGAAAAAGAGATATCCAATGCTATTAGCAAAATTGATGCAACCATTGCATACATGAAAAAAGGAGCTTAA
- a CDS encoding PAS domain-containing protein, producing MNKVTPVNKEHIFEANVIISQTDAKGIITYANKAFCEVSGYKVDELVGTSHNIVRHPDMPKVLFSRMWETIKGGQVWNGLIKNLRKDGLYYWVDTEILPIKNSDEEITGYIAARKIASRKDINENKEAYSKMLDTQE from the coding sequence ATGAATAAAGTAACACCGGTTAATAAAGAGCATATTTTTGAAGCTAATGTCATCATTAGTCAAACAGATGCTAAAGGTATTATTACATATGCAAACAAGGCATTTTGTGAAGTATCAGGATATAAGGTAGATGAATTAGTGGGAACTTCTCATAATATTGTCAGACACCCAGATATGCCAAAAGTTCTGTTTTCAAGAATGTGGGAAACAATCAAAGGTGGTCAAGTTTGGAATGGCCTTATCAAAAACCTTCGAAAAGATGGGCTTTACTATTGGGTTGACACAGAAATACTTCCTATAAAAAATTCTGATGAAGAGATTACAGGTTATATAGCTGCAAGAAAAATTGCCTCAAGAAAAGATATTAATGAGAATAAAGAAGCATACAGTAAAATGCTCGATACTCAAGAGTAA
- the uvrC gene encoding excinuclease ABC subunit UvrC — protein sequence MTILEQTIKQLPSSPGIYQYFDKNSRLLYIGKAKNLSNRVKSYWQFTPTLCANSNLSLRIKKMIEQTVSMNYIVVNSEHDALILENSLIKQLNPKYNILLRDDKTYPYIYLDKSQKYPRFDITRKIINSKDILYYGPYSIGARDILDSVYELTKLVQKKGCLKSKKLCLYHQIDKCLGPCELPVTKERYQEEIDKATSYIKNKKTLIHKLQEKMEFYADEMRFEEAAELRDRVQKISRSEITSDIDFATNEDYDIFAVRNTSSKAVVVRIFMRSGKIISSSHDYININEGFDENELLFRALLDFYKDIKPPIIAPILISKDLEELNLLQEHLSRIFERKASISRPLRGKRKDLIELAILNADELLNRDKNVNNTKILHEIQELCSLEKLPSRVEVFDNSHMSGVATVGAMIVYENSKFDKKSYRTYHLEAKDEYAQMRETLTKRVNSFTKSSPPDLWILDGGATLLKLAIEILNSSSVFIDVIAISKEKVDAKAHRAKGKANDIIYTKDDLFRLKNSDKRLQWVQNLRDEAHRSAITFHKKTKLKLDQESKLLNMYGISEAKVKKLLQHFGTFNELKNLSIEEISTVLNVKDAKTIKEYYK from the coding sequence ATCACAATTCTTGAACAAACTATAAAACAACTTCCATCATCCCCTGGTATTTATCAATATTTTGACAAAAACAGTCGTCTACTCTATATTGGTAAGGCAAAGAATCTTTCAAATCGCGTGAAGAGTTATTGGCAATTTACGCCTACCCTTTGTGCTAATTCGAATCTATCTCTGAGAATAAAAAAGATGATAGAACAGACTGTTTCTATGAACTATATAGTTGTTAACTCTGAACATGATGCGCTCATACTAGAAAACTCACTCATTAAGCAGTTAAATCCAAAATACAATATTTTACTCCGTGATGATAAAACCTATCCATACATATATTTAGATAAATCTCAAAAGTACCCGCGTTTCGATATAACACGAAAAATCATTAATTCAAAAGACATACTCTATTATGGCCCCTACTCTATTGGAGCTAGAGATATTTTAGACTCTGTATATGAACTCACAAAACTTGTACAAAAAAAAGGGTGCCTGAAATCAAAAAAACTATGTTTATACCATCAAATAGATAAGTGCCTTGGTCCCTGCGAGCTTCCAGTTACAAAAGAGAGGTACCAAGAAGAGATAGATAAAGCCACCTCATATATAAAAAATAAAAAGACATTAATACATAAACTCCAAGAAAAGATGGAGTTTTATGCAGATGAGATGCGTTTTGAAGAGGCAGCAGAGCTGCGTGATAGAGTACAAAAGATAAGTAGGTCAGAAATTACTAGCGATATTGACTTTGCCACTAATGAAGATTATGATATTTTTGCGGTAAGAAACACCTCTTCTAAAGCAGTGGTTGTGAGAATATTTATGCGTTCAGGTAAAATCATATCCTCCTCTCATGATTATATTAATATTAATGAAGGTTTTGATGAAAATGAGCTTCTATTTAGAGCTCTACTAGATTTCTACAAGGATATAAAACCCCCAATCATAGCTCCCATACTCATCTCTAAAGATTTAGAAGAACTTAACCTACTGCAAGAGCATCTAAGTAGGATTTTTGAACGTAAAGCATCTATATCGAGGCCCTTAAGAGGAAAAAGAAAAGATCTTATAGAGCTGGCTATACTAAATGCCGATGAACTTTTAAACAGAGATAAAAATGTAAACAACACAAAAATCCTCCATGAGATTCAAGAGTTATGTAGTCTAGAGAAACTTCCAAGTCGTGTTGAAGTCTTTGACAACTCACATATGTCAGGAGTTGCAACTGTAGGGGCTATGATAGTGTATGAAAACTCCAAGTTTGACAAAAAGTCTTATAGGACTTATCACTTAGAAGCCAAAGATGAGTATGCACAGATGAGAGAAACACTCACAAAGCGAGTCAATAGTTTTACTAAGAGTTCTCCTCCAGATTTATGGATTCTCGATGGTGGGGCTACCCTTTTAAAGCTAGCTATTGAAATACTAAACTCATCTTCTGTCTTTATAGATGTTATAGCCATTTCAAAAGAAAAAGTTGATGCAAAAGCTCATCGAGCAAAAGGCAAAGCAAACGACATCATTTATACAAAAGATGACCTTTTTAGATTAAAAAATAGCGATAAAAGACTACAATGGGTTCAAAATTTACGAGATGAAGCACATAGGTCGGCTATAACCTTTCATAAAAAAACAAAATTAAAACTTGACCAAGAGAGCAAGCTTCTTAATATGTATGGCATATCAGAGGCAAAAGTCAAAAAGCTCCTGCAACACTTTGGAACATTCAACGAGCTTAAAAACCTAAGTATTGAGGAAATAAGTACTGTTTTAAATGTAAAAGATGCAAAAACTATAAAAGAATATTATAAATAA